Proteins from one Ramlibacter sp. PS4R-6 genomic window:
- a CDS encoding FtsK/SpoIIIE domain-containing protein, with protein sequence MFAVGRALARLARNTGGQLLLELPDDLPPEFVARVLEGANREIPGEPAFAMFAHDHRSDVGGIEPSVDFRELAMYRQGSHLAIAYASDNRGMATYTSVYPLLLSAGFPAGSSATRGTGMADADRFLIHLADVVQDDLKLSAAHEEDFRGAFIEVAKFLASVYEQTGSGQGSSASDWWLHLEQWLSLLVKHQGDIREVYGAAGLPVPAEGLALRISARDYVRVLNARWSDPATIAAELARLEHIPTAAGAARVLAQIDWVGEQGRIALRTDSTVARVALAGSNRREGWSQLSEHDFANTYSDATGRLVVRASGKELPRPWSAATPILLLDPGMNDLAGSFEIPEIELVVPWRQQSEIPDQLGEIRDLAKQVAVAGIRGSSASFHLASVHASQEGLHLQGTLAIALPVKSQGICTLEVISKGAIAKHLVDRCDGGFALVRSSEVCVQIRPESRVSASAQRGPVRWSRGSIASTLKLPTPGRYEVAVACGSVSGVNVDDVLAGGQHLDRNWLTDAPQLRMGIIDAMSDFDIVDDGSSVTLLHLELGEVKLQRPLAPVVAAAEGVQPDSGKPIRESVFRLIERHFCAELEQGDDRALGAILLSDSRNSSAWVEVAGGTWCSESLRRRLGDLTPARPSSALISHPAYRALANAYRALRLADRIEELEAESASEGVTISRIDLSFLPQERVDNLLSAYATLLLAANGLSASDRFWARHPFTVAIYPDAIGTQFVQAVLLSPLHPIRLGWMWALQVGLRAAFDDGARPGDSLGLLDGTQFPVAATVEDEDFGSLTGFLPMPIEAEDADVYLGWQAMVQLDSGTQRPKVPDWLNGDEFPVDGVSALSPSSVTSAIDDFLRVSPHVQAIQIELATARPGRRSVAIDEGVLSKIRALALGSAELDGVSGVRVVDSPGRDGPIPRISAIQDALAQARPSFNVEWVSGSATEPSHITFLESAAAGFGISSEGSPALGRLPRLPLRRLPNRRRQATMVAIEDYGLGGAGAEESTLSRAIAAYETDASGKRYVIRIRPNLAALPAKPNWLVASDFGINPQGIAHAAKVQADGQYMLWDWRPAPMLRHLAGPTGRARPYFVLATVPPALSTAIRNRVQRLNSSLSEAAIEERVQLLVQTLAARAVGLNALLAVGHNQATGALGFFFALCSIVEWIRAAAPGCTRLVVPVDAVDVFLRSSLRAQANDTRRRADLLAMQASVGADGRYCVSLAPVEIKHYGLSRAEEETRFPSAGEARLAAHVDQLAKYHQYLGTLCDHYRSATGSAASLIGQRLAVVIDAALQLSPSEVHDAASLLGHVSAGEVDLHLGDGVLLWYQAGGTTESGQKVAWQQVEDAINKRFVDVRVDPAAFDSCFWEGAPGIAHDVVIEALSHALGPDGSMGSANSPAPPPPSPPPRSPTPPPPPPPPPQAQPSQPLHAESVAASPLAQPASQNRIQRAATVAERPRLAAEELERRYRRLLAALGEFHVRVDRPLGQEAYREGPAFVEYAVTPAYGVSVTRIESQLENLKLRLKLPSDAVIGCSTHLGNVLLTIPKLEPERYFVDAEEMWARWIKPSNGFAIPLGEDLTGTIVEVDLASPNSPHLLVAGVTGSGKSEALLTLLQGATRFYSPAQLELRLVDPKQTELTTLGALPHTQGDIAWSAEEAIRLLDSAASEMDERYKKFRMVDQAIRSIGEYQEKIGPMPRWIIVLDEYADLITDKEDRKKIEKNLQRLSQKARAAGIHLIVSTQKPVVDVVNTVVKGNLPGRIALRVNTSGESRVILDDAGAEQLIGKGDALIKVGNSKIRLQFARYSAPIVS encoded by the coding sequence ATGTTCGCTGTTGGACGGGCCCTAGCGCGGCTAGCCAGAAACACTGGCGGCCAGTTGCTTCTCGAGCTACCTGACGACCTCCCGCCCGAGTTTGTTGCTCGTGTTCTGGAGGGTGCGAACCGCGAAATTCCTGGCGAGCCCGCGTTCGCGATGTTCGCTCACGATCACCGGTCGGATGTAGGCGGAATCGAGCCCTCCGTAGACTTTCGAGAACTGGCGATGTATCGCCAGGGCTCCCATTTGGCAATCGCCTACGCGAGCGACAACCGGGGCATGGCAACCTATACCAGCGTTTATCCGCTGCTGCTCTCTGCGGGTTTCCCGGCCGGTTCCTCAGCGACGCGTGGTACTGGTATGGCCGACGCGGACAGGTTCCTCATACACCTTGCAGACGTGGTGCAAGATGACCTCAAGCTTTCTGCCGCACACGAAGAGGATTTCCGCGGGGCCTTTATCGAAGTCGCCAAGTTTCTGGCGTCCGTTTATGAGCAGACTGGCAGCGGTCAGGGAAGCAGCGCCTCGGACTGGTGGCTCCATTTGGAGCAATGGTTGTCGTTGTTGGTAAAACACCAAGGAGATATTCGCGAAGTCTATGGCGCAGCCGGCCTGCCAGTACCTGCCGAAGGCCTCGCACTCAGGATATCCGCTCGCGACTACGTCCGGGTACTGAATGCGCGGTGGTCCGATCCTGCAACGATAGCCGCCGAGCTAGCGCGCCTTGAGCACATTCCGACTGCTGCCGGTGCAGCCCGAGTTCTCGCGCAGATCGATTGGGTTGGCGAGCAAGGACGAATTGCCCTTCGCACGGATTCCACGGTTGCGCGTGTCGCGCTTGCTGGTTCGAACCGCCGCGAGGGCTGGTCCCAGCTCTCGGAACACGACTTTGCCAATACTTATTCCGACGCGACGGGCCGGTTGGTGGTTCGAGCGAGCGGCAAAGAACTGCCACGGCCCTGGTCAGCCGCCACTCCCATTCTGTTGCTCGACCCCGGAATGAATGACTTGGCGGGCTCTTTCGAGATACCGGAAATCGAGCTCGTCGTCCCTTGGCGCCAGCAATCCGAGATTCCAGATCAACTTGGCGAGATTCGCGATCTGGCGAAGCAGGTCGCCGTCGCTGGAATACGCGGGTCGAGCGCATCATTTCATTTGGCGTCGGTGCACGCTTCGCAAGAGGGACTCCACCTGCAAGGCACACTCGCCATAGCTCTGCCGGTCAAGTCACAGGGCATTTGTACGCTCGAGGTTATTAGCAAAGGCGCAATCGCCAAACATCTGGTTGACCGATGCGATGGAGGTTTCGCGCTCGTCCGAAGCAGTGAAGTTTGCGTGCAGATTCGTCCAGAAAGTCGCGTGTCTGCGAGTGCGCAGCGCGGCCCGGTTCGTTGGAGTAGGGGAAGCATCGCCTCGACGTTGAAGCTACCAACGCCCGGACGGTACGAAGTCGCCGTGGCATGCGGGTCGGTGTCAGGCGTCAATGTTGACGACGTGTTGGCTGGGGGCCAACACCTTGACCGCAACTGGCTCACAGATGCGCCCCAATTGCGAATGGGCATCATCGACGCGATGTCCGATTTCGATATCGTCGACGATGGTTCCTCTGTCACGCTACTTCATTTGGAGCTCGGTGAAGTCAAGTTGCAGCGGCCTCTCGCGCCAGTCGTAGCCGCAGCCGAGGGCGTGCAGCCCGATAGTGGCAAGCCCATTCGGGAAAGTGTCTTCCGCCTGATTGAGCGGCATTTCTGCGCTGAATTGGAACAGGGCGACGACCGCGCGCTCGGCGCAATTCTGCTCAGCGATTCTAGGAACAGTTCCGCTTGGGTCGAAGTAGCTGGTGGCACATGGTGCTCGGAGTCTCTACGTAGACGCCTCGGGGACTTGACTCCTGCTCGTCCTTCCAGCGCACTTATTTCGCACCCTGCTTACCGCGCGCTGGCAAATGCATATCGCGCTTTGCGCCTTGCCGATCGAATCGAAGAGCTCGAAGCCGAGAGCGCCTCGGAAGGCGTGACCATTTCCCGCATCGATCTCTCATTCCTTCCGCAAGAACGCGTCGACAACTTGCTAAGCGCGTACGCCACTTTGCTGCTCGCGGCCAACGGATTGAGCGCTTCTGATCGATTCTGGGCGAGGCACCCGTTCACCGTAGCTATCTACCCCGACGCGATAGGGACACAATTCGTACAAGCCGTGTTGCTTAGTCCGCTGCACCCCATACGCCTTGGATGGATGTGGGCGCTCCAAGTCGGCCTACGCGCCGCCTTCGATGATGGCGCTCGACCAGGCGATTCCCTGGGTCTGCTGGATGGCACTCAGTTTCCGGTCGCAGCCACAGTCGAAGATGAGGACTTCGGGAGCTTGACGGGATTTTTGCCAATGCCGATCGAGGCAGAGGATGCGGACGTCTACCTAGGCTGGCAGGCAATGGTTCAGCTCGACTCCGGCACTCAGCGACCTAAGGTGCCGGACTGGCTCAACGGCGATGAATTTCCGGTCGACGGGGTATCGGCCCTCTCCCCATCTTCGGTAACGTCTGCTATCGATGATTTCCTGCGAGTATCCCCGCACGTTCAAGCGATTCAGATAGAGCTTGCGACTGCGCGTCCGGGCCGCCGATCAGTGGCAATCGATGAAGGCGTGCTCTCGAAGATTAGGGCGTTGGCGCTCGGGAGCGCCGAATTGGACGGTGTAAGTGGAGTTCGAGTCGTTGATTCGCCGGGTCGCGACGGGCCCATTCCTCGCATTAGCGCAATCCAGGATGCACTTGCTCAGGCTAGACCAAGCTTCAACGTTGAATGGGTGAGTGGCAGCGCAACCGAACCCTCTCACATCACCTTTCTCGAGAGTGCCGCTGCTGGCTTTGGCATTTCGAGCGAAGGCTCTCCAGCGCTCGGCCGGCTACCGCGCCTGCCCCTGCGGCGGCTTCCCAATAGACGACGGCAAGCCACGATGGTCGCAATTGAGGATTACGGCCTGGGCGGGGCTGGCGCGGAAGAATCCACCCTGTCGCGCGCCATCGCAGCCTACGAAACTGACGCCTCAGGAAAACGCTACGTCATTCGGATAAGGCCAAATCTCGCTGCCTTGCCGGCAAAACCGAACTGGCTGGTCGCAAGCGATTTCGGAATAAATCCGCAAGGAATCGCGCATGCCGCGAAGGTACAAGCTGACGGGCAGTACATGCTGTGGGACTGGCGCCCGGCGCCGATGCTACGGCATCTCGCCGGCCCGACTGGACGCGCTAGGCCATACTTTGTTTTAGCGACGGTGCCTCCCGCACTGAGTACTGCCATTAGGAATCGGGTGCAGCGACTCAATAGCTCGCTCTCCGAAGCCGCCATCGAAGAGCGGGTACAGCTACTCGTACAGACGCTTGCAGCAAGAGCCGTCGGACTGAATGCGCTTCTTGCTGTTGGCCATAATCAGGCAACTGGCGCCCTCGGCTTCTTCTTCGCGTTGTGCTCCATCGTGGAGTGGATAAGAGCGGCGGCGCCCGGATGCACACGGCTTGTCGTACCCGTTGATGCGGTTGATGTCTTCCTTCGAAGCAGCCTCCGCGCGCAAGCCAACGACACTCGCAGGCGCGCTGACTTGCTGGCAATGCAAGCATCAGTCGGGGCTGATGGACGCTACTGCGTGAGTTTGGCTCCTGTCGAAATAAAACACTACGGCCTATCTAGAGCCGAGGAGGAGACGCGATTCCCGAGCGCAGGCGAAGCTCGACTCGCCGCGCATGTCGACCAGCTTGCCAAATACCACCAGTACTTGGGCACTCTATGCGATCACTATCGAAGCGCCACGGGTAGCGCCGCTTCATTGATCGGCCAGCGTCTTGCGGTCGTCATAGACGCGGCGCTTCAACTATCGCCGAGCGAAGTGCATGATGCCGCGTCGTTGCTGGGCCACGTTTCAGCGGGCGAAGTGGATCTCCATTTGGGCGACGGCGTGTTGCTTTGGTACCAGGCAGGCGGAACGACGGAATCCGGGCAAAAGGTTGCTTGGCAACAAGTCGAGGACGCAATTAACAAACGTTTCGTCGACGTGCGAGTCGATCCTGCTGCGTTTGACAGTTGTTTCTGGGAAGGTGCGCCCGGGATTGCGCATGACGTTGTGATCGAGGCGCTATCCCACGCGTTGGGACCAGACGGTTCAATGGGCAGCGCGAATAGTCCCGCGCCACCACCACCATCTCCTCCTCCTCGTTCTCCAACACCTCCTCCTCCGCCACCCCCGCCGCCACAGGCACAGCCATCCCAACCGCTGCATGCAGAATCGGTAGCCGCGAGCCCTCTGGCGCAGCCCGCCTCGCAAAACAGGATCCAACGCGCCGCCACAGTCGCGGAGAGACCCCGGCTTGCTGCTGAAGAACTAGAGCGGCGTTACCGTCGATTGCTGGCCGCACTTGGGGAGTTTCACGTCCGAGTAGATAGGCCTTTAGGTCAGGAAGCCTATCGGGAAGGCCCGGCATTCGTCGAATACGCTGTGACACCAGCGTACGGCGTTTCCGTGACACGAATTGAGTCACAACTCGAAAACCTCAAGCTGAGACTCAAACTACCATCGGATGCGGTGATTGGGTGTTCAACGCACCTTGGCAATGTTCTTTTGACCATCCCTAAGTTGGAGCCCGAACGCTACTTCGTTGACGCTGAAGAGATGTGGGCGCGCTGGATTAAACCGAGCAACGGGTTTGCGATTCCCCTGGGCGAGGATCTCACTGGCACGATTGTTGAAGTAGATTTGGCCAGCCCGAATTCGCCCCATTTGCTCGTTGCGGGTGTGACCGGGAGCGGAAAGTCCGAGGCCCTGCTCACACTGCTGCAAGGTGCAACAAGATTCTATAGCCCCGCTCAGCTCGAGCTTCGGTTGGTGGACCCAAAACAAACAGAGCTAACCACGCTAGGGGCGCTCCCCCACACGCAGGGCGACATAGCTTGGAGTGCGGAGGAAGCAATCCGGCTCTTGGACAGCGCCGCGTCAGAGATGGACGAGAGGTACAAGAAATTCCGTATGGTGGATCAGGCGATTAGAAGCATCGGCGAGTACCAGGAAAAGATTGGGCCGATGCCACGATGGATCATCGTGCTAGATGAGTACGCCGATCTAATTACGGATAAAGAAGATCGGAAAAAAATAGAAAAGAACTTGCAAAGACTATCGCAGAAGGCGCGCGCTGCAGGCATACACCTCATCGTTTCGACCCAGAAGCCAGTGGTAGATGTAGTCAATACTGTCGTTAAGGGAAACCTGCCCGGGCGAATTGCGCTGCGAGTGAACACTAGTGGCGAGAGCCGCGTCATCCTCGATGACGCTGGCGCTGAACAATTGATCGGCAAAGGTGACGCCTTGATAAAGGTTGGGAATTCAAAGATCCGACTTCAGTTCGCGCGATATTCGGCTCCGATCGTCAGCTAG
- a CDS encoding DNA cytosine methyltransferase translates to MPRPGTFRSAILKLWRTINWTRVNFIELFAGCGGLSLGLKSVGFELALANELSPMAAESYAFNLLGEDLEALALESSPNPKRTLWLSSRHPRSGLALRRREDPRKFPSHDRGFCDLEDDGSNLRGNLVVGSITELNRWLENHGDVSRTLQNAFGRGELDLVSGGPPCQSFSMAGLRRQNCEKNTLPWEFAKFVGRASPKFVLLENVSGILKPFKDSAGGKFYAWFELAKAFAEIGYFPLCLHVNAKYVGVAQNRQRFLLLAVREDVYEALKGTFSDSERALFRKVEPFYAAVKQEQPIDTAMLDCWDVERDLDAKLLQKSFLSALVRLRTPNAQLVSASDAIGDIGALHEQGYSTHRLGAHGRKLANEFEGVARLPTALANHDLRNNSELVQRRFRLYQVLAGLDRPTRSSVISVLNGHSTDIDDRVWAALREHDFLKETGERKRFASRAELLEFLQRHRTKKRTQRALQAKKQAPATVSIPDDACHYESLRTLTVRELARLQSFPDGFVFKSKITTGGAMRSYEVPQYTQVGNAVPPLLGRALGFAIAVLLKRLNLARAERSRATKLVA, encoded by the coding sequence ATGCCGCGGCCTGGTACTTTTCGCTCGGCTATCCTAAAATTGTGGCGAACAATCAATTGGACGCGCGTGAATTTCATCGAGCTATTCGCAGGGTGCGGGGGCCTATCACTTGGTCTCAAGTCCGTGGGCTTCGAGCTTGCACTTGCAAATGAACTCTCGCCAATGGCAGCGGAGTCCTACGCCTTCAATCTCTTGGGGGAAGACCTCGAAGCTTTAGCGCTTGAGAGTTCACCGAATCCGAAGAGAACCCTTTGGCTTTCCAGCCGCCATCCAAGGAGCGGATTAGCGCTACGACGCCGGGAAGATCCACGGAAATTTCCGTCGCATGACCGAGGATTTTGTGATCTGGAAGATGACGGATCTAACCTCCGTGGGAACCTCGTCGTGGGGAGCATCACGGAGCTGAACAGGTGGTTGGAGAATCATGGGGACGTCTCTCGCACCCTGCAGAACGCTTTCGGAAGAGGCGAGTTGGACCTTGTATCTGGCGGGCCGCCTTGTCAAAGTTTCAGCATGGCGGGGCTTCGTCGTCAAAATTGCGAAAAGAATACGTTGCCGTGGGAATTCGCAAAATTCGTTGGCCGTGCGAGCCCCAAGTTTGTTCTGCTGGAGAATGTAAGCGGCATATTGAAGCCGTTCAAAGATTCAGCAGGCGGCAAGTTCTACGCGTGGTTCGAGCTTGCGAAGGCTTTTGCAGAAATTGGCTATTTCCCTCTTTGCTTGCATGTGAATGCCAAGTACGTTGGCGTTGCTCAGAACCGCCAGAGGTTCTTGCTCCTGGCGGTGCGCGAGGACGTGTATGAGGCGTTGAAGGGAACTTTTAGCGACAGTGAACGCGCGCTCTTTCGAAAGGTCGAGCCCTTCTACGCAGCAGTCAAGCAAGAGCAGCCGATTGACACGGCGATGCTGGACTGCTGGGACGTCGAACGAGACCTGGACGCAAAGCTGCTGCAAAAGAGTTTTCTCTCCGCGCTTGTACGTCTGCGAACCCCAAATGCTCAGTTGGTCTCGGCAAGCGATGCCATTGGAGATATTGGCGCTCTGCATGAGCAGGGGTACTCTACCCACCGGCTCGGAGCGCATGGTCGTAAGTTGGCTAACGAGTTCGAGGGCGTCGCTCGACTTCCAACCGCCTTGGCAAACCATGACCTCCGAAACAACTCGGAGCTAGTGCAACGAAGGTTCAGGCTCTATCAAGTTCTAGCCGGCCTCGATCGGCCAACTAGAAGTAGCGTGATCAGCGTTTTGAACGGGCACTCGACAGACATTGATGACCGCGTTTGGGCCGCACTTCGAGAACATGATTTTCTGAAGGAAACTGGCGAGCGAAAGAGGTTCGCGTCAAGAGCGGAGCTCCTCGAATTTCTCCAGCGGCATCGGACAAAGAAGAGGACACAACGAGCCCTGCAAGCGAAAAAGCAAGCGCCTGCTACCGTCTCGATTCCTGATGACGCCTGCCATTACGAGAGCCTTCGAACCCTAACGGTCCGGGAGTTGGCGCGCCTCCAGTCCTTCCCCGACGGATTTGTATTCAAGTCAAAGATTACTACTGGCGGAGCCATGCGAAGCTATGAGGTACCTCAATACACGCAGGTAGGTAACGCCGTTCCTCCGTTATTGGGCAGAGCCTTAGGCTTCGCAATTGCCGTTTTGTTAAAGCGATTGAATCTTGCGCGCGCCGAACGTTCGCGCGCGACTAAATTGGTCGCATAG
- a CDS encoding very short patch repair endonuclease, giving the protein MVDSLTKSERSERMRRIRNRDTRPERTLRSALHAKGLRFRLHRNDLPGRPDIVLPRFCTVIFVHGCFWHRHQGCSICTTPKSNTQFWQGKFDRNIVRDRRNVRQLRKLGWAVFTVWECELSSPLKVERIAERVARRLRAR; this is encoded by the coding sequence GTGGTCGACTCGTTGACTAAGTCGGAACGCTCTGAGCGCATGCGCAGGATCCGTAACCGCGACACGCGGCCTGAGCGGACTCTTCGAAGTGCGTTGCACGCCAAAGGCCTTCGATTTCGTTTGCACCGAAATGACCTGCCCGGGCGCCCGGATATTGTTCTGCCTCGCTTTTGTACGGTGATCTTCGTGCATGGCTGCTTCTGGCACCGGCACCAAGGATGTTCGATCTGCACGACGCCGAAATCGAACACACAGTTTTGGCAAGGCAAGTTCGATCGCAACATTGTCCGCGATCGCCGCAACGTGCGGCAACTTCGCAAGCTCGGATGGGCGGTCTTTACTGTCTGGGAATGTGAGTTGTCTTCGCCGCTCAAAGTCGAGCGAATCGCGGAACGAGTAGCGCGCCGCCTACGTGCCCGGTAA
- the gyrB gene encoding DNA topoisomerase (ATP-hydrolyzing) subunit B has translation MSEETNPNAGLPPESRPEEGAVTPSNPAATDGYGEGSIQILEGLEAVRKRPGMYIGDTSDGTGLHHLVFEVVDNSIDEALAGHCDDIVVTIHTDNSISVVDNGRGIPTGIKWDDKHEPKRSAAEIALTELHAGGKFNQNSYKVSGGLHGVGVSCVNALSKYLRLTVRREGKVHVMEFSRGFPQNAHTEVRDGVEVRPMTILGDTDKRGTEVHFLPDSEIFKENADFHYEILSKRLRELSFLNNGVNIKLTDERSGKSDDFSGAGGVKGFVDFINKGKQVLHPNIFHAVGDKMSDQNTNIGVEVAMQWNSGYNEQVLAFTNNIPQRDGGTHMTGLRAAMTRVINKYIDETEMAKKAKVEITGDDMREGLTCVLSVKVPEPKFSSQTKDKLVSSEVRGPVEDVVARTLNDYLQERPNDAKIIVGKIIDAARAREAARKAREMTRRKGVLDGMGLPGKLADCQEKDPALCEIYIVEGDSAGGSAKQGRDRKFQAILPLRGKILNVEKARYEKLLTSNEILTLITALGTGIGKAGGSTGGASNGKSDSDDFDVAKLRYHRIIIMTDADVDGAHIRTLLLTFFYRQMPELVERGHIYIAQPPLYKVKSGKEELYLKDGSELDKFLLKIALNGAQVHTGGPTGTVISGDTLAELARKHQVAEAVIARLQNFMDQEALRAMADGVSLSLDTAPEAEASAVALQAKLQELDKASNQAPAEVAAEFDARTDKHVLRISRRHHGNIKSSVITQDFVHGADYAALAEAANTFRGLLHDGAKVVRGEGERQKEERVGDFRQAMRWLIGEAERSTARQRYKGLGEMNPEQLWETTMDPNVRRLLRVQIDDAIEADRVFTMLMGDEVEPRRDFIESNALRAANIDV, from the coding sequence ATGTCCGAAGAAACGAACCCGAACGCCGGCCTGCCCCCGGAAAGTCGCCCCGAAGAAGGCGCCGTGACGCCCTCCAACCCCGCCGCCACGGACGGGTATGGCGAGGGCTCGATCCAGATCCTGGAAGGCCTGGAGGCCGTGCGCAAGCGCCCCGGCATGTACATCGGCGACACCAGCGACGGCACGGGCCTGCACCACCTGGTGTTCGAGGTGGTCGACAACTCCATCGACGAGGCCCTGGCCGGCCACTGCGACGACATCGTCGTCACCATCCACACCGACAACTCCATCTCGGTCGTCGACAACGGCCGCGGCATCCCCACCGGCATCAAGTGGGACGACAAGCACGAGCCCAAGCGCTCGGCCGCCGAGATCGCGCTGACCGAGCTGCACGCCGGCGGCAAGTTCAACCAGAACAGCTACAAGGTGTCGGGCGGCCTGCACGGCGTGGGCGTGAGCTGCGTGAACGCGCTGAGCAAGTACCTGCGCCTGACCGTGCGCCGCGAAGGCAAGGTGCACGTGATGGAGTTCAGCCGCGGCTTCCCGCAGAACGCGCACACCGAAGTGCGCGATGGCGTCGAGGTGCGGCCCATGACGATCCTGGGCGACACCGACAAGCGCGGCACCGAGGTGCACTTCCTGCCCGACTCGGAGATCTTCAAGGAAAACGCCGACTTCCACTACGAGATCCTCAGCAAGCGCCTGCGCGAGCTCTCGTTCCTGAACAACGGCGTCAACATCAAGCTGACCGACGAGCGCTCGGGCAAGAGCGACGACTTCAGCGGCGCCGGTGGCGTGAAAGGCTTCGTCGATTTCATCAACAAGGGCAAGCAGGTGCTGCACCCGAACATCTTCCACGCCGTGGGCGACAAGATGAGCGACCAGAACACGAACATCGGCGTGGAAGTGGCGATGCAGTGGAACAGCGGCTACAACGAGCAGGTACTGGCCTTCACCAACAACATCCCGCAGCGCGACGGCGGCACGCACATGACCGGCCTGCGCGCGGCGATGACGCGCGTGATCAACAAGTACATCGACGAAACCGAGATGGCCAAGAAGGCCAAGGTGGAGATCACGGGCGACGACATGCGCGAGGGCCTGACCTGCGTGCTGAGCGTGAAGGTGCCCGAGCCCAAGTTTTCGAGCCAGACCAAGGACAAGCTCGTTTCCAGCGAAGTGCGCGGCCCGGTGGAAGACGTGGTGGCCCGCACGCTGAACGACTACCTGCAGGAAAGGCCCAACGACGCCAAGATCATCGTCGGCAAGATCATCGACGCCGCGCGTGCGCGCGAGGCCGCCCGCAAGGCGCGCGAGATGACGCGGCGCAAGGGCGTGCTGGACGGCATGGGCCTGCCCGGCAAGCTGGCCGACTGCCAGGAGAAGGACCCGGCGCTGTGCGAGATCTACATCGTCGAGGGCGACTCCGCCGGCGGCAGCGCCAAGCAGGGCCGCGACCGGAAGTTCCAGGCCATCCTGCCGCTGCGCGGCAAGATCCTGAACGTGGAGAAGGCGCGCTACGAGAAGCTGCTGACCAGCAATGAAATCCTGACGCTGATCACCGCGCTGGGCACGGGCATCGGCAAGGCCGGCGGCAGCACGGGCGGCGCAAGCAACGGCAAGAGCGACAGCGACGACTTCGACGTGGCCAAGCTGCGCTACCACCGCATCATCATCATGACCGACGCCGACGTGGACGGCGCGCACATCCGCACGCTGCTGCTGACGTTCTTCTACCGCCAGATGCCCGAGCTGGTGGAGCGCGGCCATATCTACATCGCGCAGCCGCCGCTGTACAAGGTGAAGAGCGGCAAGGAGGAGCTGTACCTGAAGGACGGCAGCGAGCTGGACAAGTTCCTGCTGAAGATCGCGCTGAACGGCGCGCAGGTGCACACGGGCGGGCCTACCGGCACCGTGATCAGCGGCGACACGCTGGCCGAACTGGCGCGCAAGCACCAGGTGGCCGAGGCCGTGATCGCGCGCCTGCAGAACTTCATGGACCAGGAAGCGCTGCGCGCCATGGCCGACGGCGTGAGCCTGAGCCTGGACACCGCGCCTGAGGCCGAGGCCTCGGCCGTGGCGCTGCAGGCCAAGCTGCAGGAGCTGGACAAGGCCAGCAACCAGGCGCCCGCCGAAGTGGCCGCCGAATTCGACGCGCGCACCGACAAGCACGTGCTGCGCATCAGCCGCCGCCACCACGGCAACATCAAGAGCAGCGTGATCACGCAGGACTTCGTGCACGGCGCCGACTACGCCGCCCTGGCCGAAGCCGCCAACACCTTCCGCGGCCTGCTGCACGACGGCGCCAAGGTGGTGAGGGGCGAAGGCGAGCGCCAGAAGGAAGAACGCGTGGGCGACTTCCGCCAGGCGATGCGCTGGCTGATCGGCGAAGCCGAGCGCTCCACCGCCCGCCAGCGCTACAAGGGCCTGGGCGAGATGAACCCCGAGCAGCTGTGGGAGACGACGATGGACCCGAACGTGCGCCGGCTGCTACGCGTGCAGATCGACGACGCGATCGAGGCGGATCGGGTGTTCACGATGCTGATGGGGGATGAGGTGGAGCCTCGCAGGGACTTCATTGAGAGCAATGCTTTGCGGGCGGCGAATATTGATGTTTGA